A part of Streptantibioticus cattleyicolor NRRL 8057 = DSM 46488 genomic DNA contains:
- a CDS encoding LysR family transcriptional regulator encodes MELDLRHLRVLCAIADTGSVGRAAAALGASQPATSTQLRRIERHLGAPLFERLASGVAPTSFGVEVLTAARDILARADRLGRRPTAGTAHVPRELRMAATITPVLPGLLLRVRHQRPDLRFTVSSVYRSSDIVELLERSKADIAIAVDYPGMELRHSEAVAHRGIVTEPVFVALPAGHPLRHHTDITLADLAGEAWFLTPDDGTGWHEVFYGACAAAGFTPATVHEFLGGRQELQDLIAAGLGVSVVQATTRPLGDVVVKPLAGTPIWVRYLLAWRRAAVNGEVVEALFGAANTTYRDLITGSPHFQAWAARTYRAARP; translated from the coding sequence ATGGAGTTGGACCTTCGGCACCTTCGGGTGCTGTGCGCGATCGCCGACACCGGGAGCGTGGGCCGGGCCGCCGCGGCGCTCGGCGCTTCGCAGCCGGCGACCAGCACCCAACTGCGCAGGATCGAGCGGCACTTGGGCGCCCCGCTGTTCGAGCGCCTGGCCTCGGGCGTCGCGCCGACCTCCTTCGGCGTCGAGGTGCTGACCGCCGCGCGCGACATCCTGGCCCGCGCCGACCGCCTCGGCCGTCGGCCTACCGCGGGCACCGCGCACGTCCCCCGGGAACTGCGCATGGCCGCGACCATCACCCCCGTCCTTCCCGGGCTGCTGCTGCGGGTCCGGCACCAGCGGCCCGACCTGCGGTTCACGGTCAGCTCCGTCTACCGCTCCTCGGACATCGTCGAGTTGCTGGAGCGGAGCAAAGCCGACATCGCCATCGCCGTGGACTACCCGGGCATGGAACTGCGGCACTCGGAGGCCGTCGCGCACCGCGGCATCGTCACCGAGCCGGTCTTCGTGGCACTGCCGGCCGGTCACCCCCTCAGGCACCACACCGACATCACGCTGGCGGACCTGGCCGGGGAGGCGTGGTTCCTCACGCCCGACGACGGCACCGGCTGGCACGAGGTCTTCTACGGAGCGTGCGCCGCGGCCGGCTTCACCCCGGCGACGGTCCACGAATTCCTGGGCGGACGGCAGGAGTTGCAGGACCTGATCGCGGCCGGACTCGGTGTCTCCGTCGTCCAGGCGACCACTCGGCCGCTCGGCGACGTGGTCGTCAAACCGCTGGCCGGTACGCCGATCTGGGTCCGCTACCTGCTGGCCTGGCGCCGCGCGGCGGTGAACGGCGAGGTCGTGGAAGCCCTGTTCGGGGCCGCGAACACGACCTACCGGGATCTGATCACCGGCTCGCCGCACTTCCAGGCATGGGCCGCCCGGACCTACCGGGCGGCCCGTCCATGA
- a CDS encoding MarR family winged helix-turn-helix transcriptional regulator has product MPPTFDPADPRPGQVPLLLAVVHRAMTDRFHDRLTELGREPLRPAHGYTFRYLAAHPGATTVDLAAHLGITKQAASKAVAELQEWGYLRRRPHPTDKRAHQLVLTERGQDYISLADRLWAEVEQQLADIIGPDRLAALSHDLRAYIHHVYGDRPVPFRPVW; this is encoded by the coding sequence ATGCCGCCCACCTTCGACCCCGCCGACCCGCGTCCCGGCCAGGTGCCGCTGCTGCTGGCCGTCGTCCACCGGGCGATGACCGACCGCTTCCACGACCGCCTGACCGAACTCGGCCGCGAACCGCTGCGCCCCGCCCACGGCTACACCTTCCGCTATCTCGCCGCCCACCCCGGCGCCACCACCGTCGACCTCGCGGCCCACCTCGGGATCACCAAGCAGGCGGCCTCGAAAGCGGTCGCCGAACTCCAGGAATGGGGCTACCTCCGACGCCGCCCCCACCCGACCGACAAACGCGCCCACCAACTCGTCCTCACCGAACGGGGACAGGACTACATCAGCCTCGCCGACCGGCTGTGGGCGGAGGTCGAACAGCAACTCGCCGACATCATCGGCCCCGACCGCCTCGCCGCACTCAGCCACGACCTGCGCGCCTACATCCACCACGTCTACGGCGACCGGCCCGTCCCGTTCCGTCCGGTGTGGTGA
- a CDS encoding cupin domain-containing protein: MPLSTLADAPVFDRDGFTFRPLAVPSRGSTELAVWALDLAPGARSEAHHMDREEVFVVVSGKVSAEIAGEEVLAGPGDAVIVPAHAVLRIGNACPDNPTTVTAVTSAGMKATVGDATFPPPWAR; the protein is encoded by the coding sequence ATGCCCCTGTCCACGCTCGCCGACGCGCCGGTTTTCGACCGCGACGGCTTCACCTTCCGCCCACTCGCCGTTCCCTCGCGCGGCAGCACCGAACTGGCCGTCTGGGCGCTGGACCTGGCACCGGGCGCTCGCAGCGAGGCCCACCACATGGACCGCGAAGAGGTCTTCGTCGTCGTCTCCGGCAAGGTTTCGGCCGAGATCGCCGGCGAGGAGGTGCTCGCCGGACCGGGCGACGCCGTCATCGTCCCCGCCCACGCCGTCCTGCGGATCGGCAACGCCTGCCCCGACAACCCCACGACGGTCACCGCCGTGACCTCGGCCGGCATGAAGGCAACCGTCGGCGACGCGACCTTCCCGCCGCCCTGGGCGCGGTAA
- a CDS encoding nuclear transport factor 2 family protein, with the protein MDEVTEVTQLILHERQARDRGWWQAMRERLAPDAAVRLSWFRGTGAEFVTESEEMAARGDNATHHLCPPVVDVHGTRALAEAPATIHIRSELGGVPVDLTSHARLLYRAERRSGRWVITSLDAVYEHDTLLPAVPGTTIDIDPDALRQARPSYRMLARLLNARGYRVDDLYGDDRPEPVQRLYRSLSAWLTASGR; encoded by the coding sequence ATGGACGAAGTCACCGAGGTCACGCAACTGATCCTCCACGAGCGACAGGCACGCGACCGGGGCTGGTGGCAGGCCATGCGGGAACGTCTGGCCCCCGACGCGGCCGTCCGTCTGAGCTGGTTCCGCGGGACCGGCGCCGAATTCGTCACCGAGTCCGAGGAGATGGCCGCACGCGGCGACAATGCGACACACCACCTGTGCCCACCCGTCGTCGACGTCCACGGCACCCGGGCCCTGGCGGAGGCACCGGCCACCATCCACATCCGCAGCGAACTCGGCGGCGTACCGGTCGATCTCACCTCCCACGCACGCCTGCTCTACCGGGCCGAACGACGGTCGGGCCGTTGGGTGATCACGTCCCTGGACGCCGTCTACGAGCACGACACCCTGCTCCCCGCCGTACCGGGCACCACCATCGACATCGATCCGGACGCCCTGCGGCAAGCACGCCCCTCCTACCGCATGCTCGCCCGCCTGCTGAACGCGAGGGGCTACCGCGTCGACGACCTCTACGGCGACGACCGGCCCGAGCCCGTCCAGCGGCTCTACCGGTCCCTGTCCGCCTGGCTCACGGCGTCGGGGCGCTGA
- a CDS encoding alpha/beta fold hydrolase has translation MNDPATAPRTFGNPVRDLPLPDLAGFTHRWVDADGVLLHAVEGGRPGGPAVVLLAGFPQTWWAWRKVMPDLADRFHVIAIDLPGQGHSERPDISYDTHTVAAHVHAAVEALGVSTYWLAAHDVGAWVAFSLALTYRSHLRGLALLDAGIPGITLPDAIPTDPEQAWKTWHFAFHLVPDLPETLLAGREREYVGWFLKAKTLSSDTFDDTETEHYAASVAADGGLRASLAYYRDAAESARKNHEALQQQRLTVPVLGISSSHGSIRDMAASIKPWADHATGIVVPDAGHFIPDEQPDAVAAALTDFVTEGLRPGGSMCQNRHPHP, from the coding sequence ATGAATGACCCCGCAACCGCCCCCCGCACCTTCGGCAACCCGGTCCGCGACCTGCCGCTGCCCGACCTGGCCGGTTTCACCCACCGTTGGGTCGACGCGGACGGCGTCCTGCTCCACGCGGTCGAGGGCGGCCGGCCCGGCGGTCCGGCCGTCGTGCTGCTCGCCGGGTTCCCGCAGACCTGGTGGGCATGGCGCAAGGTGATGCCGGACCTGGCCGACCGGTTCCACGTCATCGCGATCGACCTGCCGGGCCAGGGCCACTCCGAACGCCCCGACATCAGCTACGACACGCACACGGTCGCCGCGCACGTCCACGCCGCGGTCGAGGCGCTCGGAGTCTCCACCTACTGGCTGGCCGCCCACGACGTCGGCGCGTGGGTCGCCTTCTCCCTCGCCTTGACGTACCGGAGCCACCTGCGCGGCCTGGCCCTGCTCGACGCCGGCATCCCGGGCATCACACTCCCCGACGCCATCCCGACCGACCCCGAACAGGCGTGGAAGACCTGGCACTTCGCCTTCCACCTCGTGCCCGACCTGCCCGAGACACTGCTCGCCGGCCGCGAACGGGAATACGTCGGCTGGTTCCTGAAAGCCAAGACCCTCTCCTCCGACACCTTCGACGACACCGAAACCGAGCACTACGCCGCGTCCGTGGCCGCCGACGGCGGTCTGCGCGCGTCCCTGGCCTACTACCGGGACGCCGCCGAGTCGGCACGGAAGAACCACGAGGCACTGCAACAACAGCGCCTGACCGTCCCGGTCCTCGGGATCTCCAGCAGCCACGGCTCCATCCGCGACATGGCGGCTTCCATCAAGCCGTGGGCCGACCACGCCACCGGGATCGTCGTGCCGGACGCGGGACACTTCATCCCCGACGAACAGCCCGATGCCGTCGCTGCCGCGCTGACCGACTTCGTCACCGAAGGCTTGAGACCGGGCGGAAGTATGTGCCAGAACCGGCACCCGCACCCCTGA
- a CDS encoding MFS transporter: MVTAGYPAHRPARRHTHRALAVGAVAFVYTVVMAGGTLTIPLYVLWAARFGFGPLTTVVVFVAYVVGVVGTLLVAGSLSDAIGRRPVLALSLALTALSAVGFALADGLAVLLVSRVLSGVATGLITATATSAIAELVRGRRTAAVLGTAANVGGLSLGVVAAGVLAQCVTAPTHTVFWCYLGMCAVAGVCWLVIPETADRTAAWRPRIRRPVLPDGSSRVRSFVASGVLVAASSGVNGFFSSLAPAFLRDDLGVSNFAVIGVGVGALFVSALLAQIVMPAALLRRDIGTALLAVGMIVIEAALWTRSAPLFVVGTVFAGAAVGTLLRHGLSVTDALCGPGNRAELNATYFLFLYSGLVVPVLLLGFADQAVGTRVSSAMLAAVVVSTALVGLALGRRTGPTSTPDTVSRPSTHLTPVEENHE; this comes from the coding sequence ATGGTCACGGCCGGATACCCCGCACACCGCCCAGCGCGGCGACACACGCACCGCGCGCTCGCGGTCGGCGCCGTCGCGTTCGTCTACACCGTTGTCATGGCGGGCGGAACGCTGACGATCCCGCTGTACGTGCTGTGGGCCGCGCGATTCGGCTTCGGACCGCTCACCACCGTGGTCGTGTTCGTCGCCTATGTCGTCGGAGTCGTCGGCACCCTGCTCGTGGCCGGTTCCCTGTCCGACGCCATCGGCCGCCGTCCCGTTCTCGCGCTCTCGCTCGCCCTCACGGCGCTGAGCGCTGTGGGGTTCGCGCTGGCGGACGGCCTGGCGGTCCTGCTGGTCTCGCGGGTGCTCAGCGGCGTGGCGACCGGGCTCATCACCGCGACGGCGACGTCGGCGATCGCGGAACTCGTGCGCGGGCGCAGGACGGCGGCCGTGCTGGGCACCGCGGCCAACGTCGGCGGCCTGAGTCTCGGGGTCGTCGCCGCGGGCGTCCTGGCGCAATGCGTCACGGCACCGACTCACACCGTGTTCTGGTGCTATCTGGGGATGTGCGCCGTCGCCGGCGTCTGCTGGCTGGTCATCCCCGAGACCGCGGACCGGACGGCGGCCTGGCGGCCTCGTATCCGCCGCCCGGTCCTTCCCGACGGATCGAGCCGGGTGCGGTCGTTCGTCGCCAGTGGTGTGCTCGTCGCGGCCTCCTCGGGCGTCAACGGGTTCTTCTCCTCGCTGGCTCCCGCGTTCCTGCGCGACGACCTGGGCGTGTCGAACTTCGCCGTCATCGGCGTGGGCGTCGGCGCGCTGTTCGTCAGCGCGCTGCTGGCGCAGATCGTCATGCCCGCGGCCCTTCTACGACGCGACATCGGGACGGCCCTCCTGGCCGTGGGGATGATCGTCATCGAGGCCGCGCTGTGGACCCGCTCAGCGCCGCTCTTCGTCGTCGGCACCGTCTTCGCCGGCGCGGCGGTCGGAACGCTGTTGCGACACGGACTGAGCGTTACCGACGCACTGTGCGGTCCCGGCAACCGGGCCGAGCTCAACGCAACCTACTTCTTGTTCCTCTACTCCGGGCTCGTCGTCCCGGTCCTGCTGCTCGGTTTCGCCGACCAGGCCGTCGGGACACGGGTCTCCAGCGCCATGCTCGCCGCTGTCGTCGTGTCCACCGCGCTCGTGGGCCTGGCGCTCGGCCGACGCACCGGACCAACCAGCACACCCGACACCGTCAGCAGACCGTCGACACACCTCACACCAGTGGAGGAGAACCATGAATGA
- a CDS encoding TetR/AcrR family transcriptional regulator, translating to MAGKKQFDIATALDAAMIQFWRAGYANTSVDDLSRATGLNRSSIYSSLGDKDTLFLRCLERYTTRYGDKYDAALSCAADRPLAAARAFFDVTLERIADPGLPDGCLVAQTVMATPVLSANVAARAREAIGLQHTRLRAALKAGRLHDEAAEAFATHLAAVNQSLAVMSRAGTSTEQLRAIVDVTLDALAQTLGASD from the coding sequence ATGGCGGGCAAGAAGCAGTTCGACATCGCCACGGCGCTCGATGCCGCGATGATCCAGTTCTGGCGGGCCGGCTACGCGAACACCTCGGTGGACGACCTGTCCCGGGCGACCGGACTCAACCGCAGCTCCATCTACTCCTCCCTCGGCGACAAGGACACGCTCTTCCTGCGCTGCCTGGAGCGCTACACCACGCGTTACGGAGACAAGTACGACGCCGCGTTGTCCTGCGCCGCCGACCGGCCCCTGGCAGCCGCGCGGGCGTTCTTCGACGTCACCCTGGAACGCATCGCGGACCCCGGCCTGCCCGACGGATGCCTGGTGGCCCAAACCGTCATGGCGACCCCCGTGCTCAGCGCGAACGTCGCGGCGCGTGCGCGGGAGGCGATCGGCCTCCAGCACACCCGGCTACGCGCCGCGCTCAAGGCCGGCCGACTGCACGACGAGGCGGCCGAAGCCTTCGCGACCCACCTCGCGGCCGTGAACCAGTCCCTCGCCGTCATGAGCAGAGCCGGAACGAGCACGGAGCAACTGCGCGCCATCGTCGACGTGACCCTCGACGCGCTCGCGCAGACCCTCGGTGCGAGCGACTGA